The DNA region GGCGCCGCATGAGCGGGCCCGCGGCCGGCCCGACCGCCACCGAGCCGACGCCCTGGGCGACGTACAGGACACCCACGTACGCGGGCGAGTGGCCGAGGCCCTCCACCACCGCGTAGATGAACGCGCCGTTGAGGCCCGAGAAGAGCATGGTCGTGCCGCCCGCGAGGACGAGCCGGCGCAGGGTCGCGTGGCCCCACAAGTAGCGGGCGCCTTCGGCGGTTTGTGTGCGCCAGTCGGCCAGGGTGGAGGCCGTGAGCGGCTTCGGCTCCTGTACGCGCAGGAGCGTGTAGAGGCCCGCGGCCAGGGCGAAGGTGACCGCGTCCAGGAGCGCGACGCGGGCGCCCCCGTACGCCGCGTACAGGCCCGCTCCGGCGAGCGGGGCCAGGAGTTTCATGCCCTCGTTGGCCGTCATGCGCAGGCCGTTGAAGTCGCCGAGGAGCTGCTTGTCGACGGCCGTGGCCACCAGGGCCGACTCCGCCGCGTCGTGGACGACGCCGGCCGCTCCGTAGACCAGGAGCACGGTGAAGAGGATCCACAGGGTGCCGGGGGAGTCGACGGCGAACAGGGGCAGCAGGAGTGCGGCCAGGCCCAGGTTCGTCCACACCAGCAGGGGCCGGCGGCGGGTGCGGTCCGCGAGGGTGCCCAGGGCCG from Streptomyces sp. NBC_00258 includes:
- a CDS encoding MFS transporter, encoding MTTWTQTWAVTRVLRDRNAGLYLGGVVVSGFGSSAMWLVSGIWVKDLTGSDGLAALCVFALWAPTLIGPALGTLADRTRRRPLLVWTNLGLAALLLPLFAVDSPGTLWILFTVLLVYGAAGVVHDAAESALVATAVDKQLLGDFNGLRMTANEGMKLLAPLAGAGLYAAYGGARVALLDAVTFALAAGLYTLLRVQEPKPLTASTLADWRTQTAEGARYLWGHATLRRLVLAGGTTMLFSGLNGAFIYAVVEGLGHSPAYVGVLYVAQGVGSVAVGPAAGPLMRRLGERRFAGYGIALTAVAVTARALPYDAVVLASAAAVGVGLPCVLIAALTAVQRETPDALLGRTTATANTLLFAPTAVGLALGAGLVELVDHRVLLAVLGIARLVTVAPMLRYRAPAMARGTARQAPTGPAD